The genomic region ATCGGGGACTTCCGGAAGGCGAACCCGGATATCAAGGTCACGTTGCAGACCGAGTCCTGGGACTCCATCAACGATGTGGTGCGCACCAAGCTGCAGTCGAAGTCGACGACGCCGGACATCCTCAACATCGACGCCTATTCCACCTATGCCACCGACGGCCTGCTCTATCCGGCCGCCGACGTGGTCGACCCCGCGGTGATCGCCGATATCCAGCCCGGGTTCGCGAAGAACGCCTCGATCAACGGAACCCAGTGGGCGCTACCGTTGTTCGCCTCCGCGCGGACGCTGTTCTACAACACCGACCTGTTCGCCGCGGCCGGGGTGACCGCACCGCCGAAGACCTGGGCGGAACTGACCGACGACGCGAAGAAGGTGCAGGCGCTGGGCAACGGCGTCTCCGGCTACGGCCTGCCGCTGGGTAGCGAGGAGGCGCAGGGCGAGACCTCCATCTGGACGTTCGGCGCGGGTGGCACCTGGTCCGACGGTGACCACATCACCGTGAACACCCCGCAGAACCTCGAAGGTGTGCAGGCGATGAAGGCGATCGCCGATGCCGGTGCCACGGAACCGAATCCGGGCGCGACCAACCGCGCCGATGTGATCAACGCCTTCATCCAGGGCAAGATCGGCATGATCGAGGGACTGCCGCCGACCATCGGCCAGATCGCGCAGAAGAATCCGGCGCTGAAGTACACGACCGCGCCCTCGCCGACCAAATCCGGTGATCCGTCCACCCTCGGCGTCGCGGATCATCTGATGGCCTTCAAGAAGGACGGCCGGAAACAGGACGCGATCAAGAAATTCCTGACCTATTTCTATTCCGCCCCGGTGTATTCCGGCTTCGTGTCCAGTGAGCACTTCATCCCGATCACGGTGTCCGGCGCGAAGGCCCTCGCCGACGATCCGGTGACCAAGGCGTTCGCGACCATTCTGCCGTCGGCGAAGTTCTACCCGAGCAACAATCCGAAATGGGGTGCGGTGCAGGGCGCGATCCGGCAGCAGCTGGGCACCGTGACCCAGGGCGCCGATCCCGCCGCGGTGCTGCAGAAGATCCAGCAGGCGGCGAGTTGAGTCGCACGCCGAGCCGAGCCGCGGCGGCGTTGCGCGCGCTGCCGTGGATCGGGCCCGTGCTGGTGC from Nocardia sp. BMG111209 harbors:
- a CDS encoding extracellular solute-binding protein — encoded protein: MKHPLRGAFSSMVLATGLVLAVSSCGFGGDKSDDSDPNTLSFLAPVYSDGTKAEWDKIIGDFRKANPDIKVTLQTESWDSINDVVRTKLQSKSTTPDILNIDAYSTYATDGLLYPAADVVDPAVIADIQPGFAKNASINGTQWALPLFASARTLFYNTDLFAAAGVTAPPKTWAELTDDAKKVQALGNGVSGYGLPLGSEEAQGETSIWTFGAGGTWSDGDHITVNTPQNLEGVQAMKAIADAGATEPNPGATNRADVINAFIQGKIGMIEGLPPTIGQIAQKNPALKYTTAPSPTKSGDPSTLGVADHLMAFKKDGRKQDAIKKFLTYFYSAPVYSGFVSSEHFIPITVSGAKALADDPVTKAFATILPSAKFYPSNNPKWGAVQGAIRQQLGTVTQGADPAAVLQKIQQAAS